The following coding sequences lie in one Drosophila bipectinata strain 14024-0381.07 chromosome XR, DbipHiC1v2, whole genome shotgun sequence genomic window:
- the LOC108123874 gene encoding uncharacterized protein isoform X2 gives MRQPSREQLLALVLASVMCLVTISAVPLPSPAGNQELDVLQIPLSNGKEIDVLTLGAKDQEQMIADRNKRTIGLLRELFPDITKNGASDTQIDLSAINKQLEETIRVARQVKEAEAAAAAVASLNPSSSSSGSSLEVAQVPIPLKSNEPIQLSFNNELSGSRASSASSTLSTNDLQLSESKSPAIDELTLDSAEETAELDDRNKSNLFKRFLSFGGAGLAGGSSGGAGGAAGGNALGAGGSGNFLLDVVRLFSGSVQTQQGDEAANSVGGGAGGGVSASASLGGDADADGDTTRNADGYTEGIPGPVTRLVVLANRGLANLVQDLILRVAATSEKFVNFKAKLITALI, from the exons ATGAGGCAGCCGAGCAGAGAACAACTCCTGGCGCTAGTCCTGGCCAGCGTCATGTGCCTGGTCACCATCAGCGCCGTGCCCCTCCCCAGTCCGGCCGGAAACCAGGAGCTGGACGTCCTGCAGATCCCCCTGTCCAATGGCAAG GAAATCGACGTCCTCACGCTGGGCGCCAAAGACCAGGAGCAGATGATTGCCGATCGGAACAAGAGGACGATTGGGCTGCTGCGGGAACTCTTCCCCGACATCACCAAG AACGGAGCCAGCGATACTCAAATCGATCTGTCGGCCATCAACAAGCAGCTGGAGGAGACGATCCGAGTGGCCCGCCAGGTAAAGGAGGCGGAAGCAGCCGCCGCGGCCGTAGCCTCCCTGAACCcgtcctcctcgtcctccgGCTCCTCGCTGGAGGTCGCCCAGGTCCCTATTCCCCTGAAGTCCAACGAGCCGATCCAGCTGAGCTTCAACAACGAGTTGTCCGGCTCCCGGGCCTCCTCGGCCTCATCCACCCTCAGCACCAACGACCTGCAGCTCTCGGAGTCCAAGTCCCCAGCCATCGACGAGCTGACCCTGGACTCTGCGGAGGAGACTGCCGAGCTGGACGATCGCAACAAGAG TAATCTGTTCAAAAGATTCCTTAGCTTTGGCGGAGCGGGTCTGGCCGGAGGCTCCAGCGGCGGAGCAGGTGGAGCGGCCGGCGGCAATGCCCTGGGCGCCGGCGGCTCCGGCAACTTCCTGCTGGACGTGGTGCGG CTCTTCTCGGGCAGCGTTCAGACCCAGCAGGGCGATGAGGCGGCCAACTCGGTGGGCGGAGGAGCCGGCGGCGGCGTCAGTGCGAGTGCCAGCCTGGGAGGGGACGCGGATGCGGACGGGGACACCACCCGGAACGCCGACGGCTACACCGAGGGCATTCCCGGCCCCGTGACCCGGCTCGTGGTcttggccaaccgcggtctgGCCAACCTGGTCCAGGACTTGATACTG CGCGTGGCTGCCACCAGCGAGAAGTTCGTGAACTTCAAGGCCAAGCTCATAACGGCGCTGATTTAA
- the LOC108123874 gene encoding uncharacterized protein isoform X4 encodes MRQPSREQLLALVLASVMCLVTISAVPLPSPAGNQELDVLQIPLSNGKEIDVLTLGAKDQEQMIADRNKRTIGLLRELFPDITKQIDEQANRIISKLLRTLGPTVLRTAIQGNSANAARTSFDADFDDDDSSSSSSSGSSTSTSSDSSGTRVTIELPTFEPDDDNEIDATEKSSTTTTTTTEST; translated from the exons ATGAGGCAGCCGAGCAGAGAACAACTCCTGGCGCTAGTCCTGGCCAGCGTCATGTGCCTGGTCACCATCAGCGCCGTGCCCCTCCCCAGTCCGGCCGGAAACCAGGAGCTGGACGTCCTGCAGATCCCCCTGTCCAATGGCAAG GAAATCGACGTCCTCACGCTGGGCGCCAAAGACCAGGAGCAGATGATTGCCGATCGGAACAAGAGGACGATTGGGCTGCTGCGGGAACTCTTCCCCGACATCACCAAG CAAATCGACGAGCAAGCCAACCGCATTATCTCCAAGCTGCTCCGCACCCTGGGACCCACTGTCCTCCGGACCGCCATTCAGGGCAACAGTGCTAATGCGGCCAGGACCAGCTTCGACGCCGACTTCGATGACGACGATAGCTCCAGCTCGAGCTCCAGCGGCTCCTCCACCAGCACCTCCAGTGACTCCAGCGGCACCCGCGTCACCATCGAGCTGCCCACCTTCGAGCCGGACGACGACAATGAGATCGACGCGACGGAGAAgagctccaccaccaccaccactaccaccgAGTCCACCTAG
- the LOC108123874 gene encoding uncharacterized protein isoform X1 — MRQPSREQLLALVLASVMCLVTISAVPLPSPAGNQELDVLQIPLSNGKEIDVLTLGAKDQEQMIADRNKRTIGLLRELFPDITKEIDSIVNRIIAQVIRVAGPGLLNSVLAGNRGGAAAGGAGGRATTPSSSFDADFDADFDDDDDDSGSSGSASSSPSPSAPATRSAVSSKANEVDESTRIKIDLPTFAPKTSEAGNQGDSSSENQPSLPTTTPETTTSSTSSSNPTSTTSNPTLSTTTTTTTSPVEALFELIPRSLEPSTTSASASATTPSTAISTTTDTDSVTDLSQLPRDSTIQNPTNSIDEPLLLNIIADINRLLNSTNYFITTRDNLTATESSTSTEVPTIDNNLITKLLPVFD, encoded by the exons ATGAGGCAGCCGAGCAGAGAACAACTCCTGGCGCTAGTCCTGGCCAGCGTCATGTGCCTGGTCACCATCAGCGCCGTGCCCCTCCCCAGTCCGGCCGGAAACCAGGAGCTGGACGTCCTGCAGATCCCCCTGTCCAATGGCAAG GAAATCGACGTCCTCACGCTGGGCGCCAAAGACCAGGAGCAGATGATTGCCGATCGGAACAAGAGGACGATTGGGCTGCTGCGGGAACTCTTCCCCGACATCACCAAG GAAATCGACTCGATAGTCAATCGAATTATAGCCCAGGTAATACGCGTGGCCGGACCGGGCCTACTGAACAGTGTTCTGGCCGGAAACCGGGGTGGGGCTGCGGCTGGTGGTGCCGGAGGGCGCGCCACCACGCCCTCCTCCAGTTTCGATGCCGACTTCGATGCCGATTTcgacgacgatgacgacgacAGCGGGTCGTCGGGCAGTGCATCGagcagtcccagtcccagtgcCCCGGCGACGAGGAGCGCCGTCAGCTCGAAGGCCAATGAGGTGGACGAGAGCACGAGGATCAAGATCGATCTTCCGACCTTTGCCCCGAAAACATCGGAAGCTGGAAACCAAGGTGACAGTAGCTCCGAAAATCAGCCATCATTACCGACAACAACTCCAGAAACTACCACCTCAAGTACCAGCTCCAGTAATCCCACTAGCACCACCTCCAACCCCACCTtatccaccaccaccaccaccacaacctCGCCAGTGGAGGCTCTCTTTGAGCTCATTCCGCGCTCCCTGGAGCCATCAACCACGAGTGCATCCGCATCTGCAACAACTCCATCGACAGCAATCAGCACCACTACTGATACTGATTCTGTCACCGATCTATCCCAATTACCACGAGACTCCACCATCCAGAATCCCACCAACAGCATCGACGAACCTCTATTGTTAAACATTATAGCTGATATCAATCGTTTATTAAATTCTACCAATTATTTTATCACAACCAGAGACAATCTAACAGCGACAGAAAGCTCAACATCGACCGAAGTCCCGACCATTGACAACAACCTCataacaaaattattgccCGTCTTtgattga
- the LOC108123874 gene encoding uncharacterized protein isoform X3, translated as MRQPSREQLLALVLASVMCLVTISAVPLPSPAGNQELDVLQIPLSNGKEIDVLTLGAKDQEQMIADRNKRTIGLLRELFPDITKEIDSIVNRIIAQVIRVAGPGLLNSVLAGNRGGAAAGGAGGRATTPSSSFDADFDADFDDDDDDSGSSGSASSSPSPSAPATRSAVSSKANEVDESTRIKIDLPTFAPKTSEAGNQETI; from the exons ATGAGGCAGCCGAGCAGAGAACAACTCCTGGCGCTAGTCCTGGCCAGCGTCATGTGCCTGGTCACCATCAGCGCCGTGCCCCTCCCCAGTCCGGCCGGAAACCAGGAGCTGGACGTCCTGCAGATCCCCCTGTCCAATGGCAAG GAAATCGACGTCCTCACGCTGGGCGCCAAAGACCAGGAGCAGATGATTGCCGATCGGAACAAGAGGACGATTGGGCTGCTGCGGGAACTCTTCCCCGACATCACCAAG GAAATCGACTCGATAGTCAATCGAATTATAGCCCAGGTAATACGCGTGGCCGGACCGGGCCTACTGAACAGTGTTCTGGCCGGAAACCGGGGTGGGGCTGCGGCTGGTGGTGCCGGAGGGCGCGCCACCACGCCCTCCTCCAGTTTCGATGCCGACTTCGATGCCGATTTcgacgacgatgacgacgacAGCGGGTCGTCGGGCAGTGCATCGagcagtcccagtcccagtgcCCCGGCGACGAGGAGCGCCGTCAGCTCGAAGGCCAATGAGGTGGACGAGAGCACGAGGATCAAGATCGATCTTCCGACCTTTGCCCCGAAAACATCGGAAGCTGGAAACCAAG AGACAATCTAA
- the LOC108123757 gene encoding uncharacterized protein, with protein MENLRVQHLLVLGLILGTPGCLEAKPRKLHRGGMELQSHYLKAIAAHRRLERVLEKQELLAVMGIGLLNGARQAEAQMEQHLADGVRELLEKINFTESSRIVSDIDAIEHQMSRDRRALDILTRAVDVLAQKKDEQEFLGQLRDMAQQQREEELLQQELSADLTDTPQLGERLGRLRRNILKQVPQMKLELDVKIEKALKHFLDEAPENGVLAKAKGKMTRKRQANRPEQDLRREQDQQPEPSERQEIPEEMRIIKSILSEAHELRFQDDFRENLVDQQEQQQKQIQVQERRPKPEEALEMDIPTKSPNITVKPRIVNRPEKQEEAPGGAGSSELENDDEEEGDTGGGGGGGGGGLVGIIGGLSGGEGGSDVGALIGALTGVVSTLFGPGGLDVEGLIKTSTSLIAGLLAGNKNFGLVLGQYVGTALDGLSGGGGAINNGQFLGNFLGTVVAALSSDPEEEGPPQPLTFTKNFITSFLEAKFTPISDDVSEERHGSEELPRPRKKKEGGGGGWAATAASHFDSGGFVKQVASHLVSNALGLLLNAGLGASGGASSASKGIFASSSSAHHGGGGGEHHHRSWSTQEQGIPYEDDPF; from the exons ATGGAAAACCTACGAGTGCAGCACTTGCTGGTCCTCGGCCTAATCCTTGGAACTCCGGGATGCCTAGAAGCAAAGCCGCGGAAGCTCCACAGAGGCGGCATGGAGCTACAGTCCCACTATCTGAAGGCCATCGCGGCACACAGGCGGCTGGAGCGAGTCCTGGAGAAGCAGGAGCTTCTGGCAGTCATGGGCATCGGATTGCTGAACGGAGCCCGTCAGGCAGAGGCCCAGATGGAGCAGCATCTGGCCGACGGTGTCCGGGAGCTGCTCGAGAAGATTAACTTCACGGAGAGCAGCCGAATCGTCTCCGACATCGACGCCATCGAGCACCAGATGTCCCGAGATAGGAGGGCGCTGGACATACTTACGCGGGCGGTGGACGTGCTCGCCCAGAAGAAGGACGAGCAGGAGTTCCTGGGCCAGCTGCGTGACATGGCCCAGCAACAGAGGGAGGAGGAGCTGCTTCAGCAGGAACTCTCCGCCGACCTCACAGACACGCCCCAGTTGGGCGAGCGACTGGGCAGGCTCCGGAGGAACATCCTTAAGCAGGTGCCGCAGATGAAACTCGAGCTGGACGTGAAGATAGAGAAGGCTCTGAAGCACTTTCTGGACGAGGCACCCGAAAACGGGGTCCTGGCCAAAGCAAAGGGGAAGATGACGCGCAAGAGGCAGGCTAACAGGCCGGAGCAGGACCTCAGAAGGGAGCAGGATCAGCAACCGGAGCCGTCGGAACGCCAGGAGATCCCGGAGGAGATGAGAATCATCAAATCAATCCTGTCAGAG GCTCATGAATTGCGCTTCCAGGACGACTTCCGAGAGAATCTGGTGGACCAGCAGGAGCAACAGCAGAAGCAGATCCAGGTCCAGGAGAGACGGCCCAAGCCCGAGGAGGCCCTGGAAATGGACATTCCA ACCAAAAGTCCCAATATTACAGTGAAGCCTAGGATAGTGAACAGGCCGGAGAAGCAGGAGGAGGCTCCCGGCGGCGCAGGATCCTCCGAGCTGGAGaacgacgacgaggaggagggcgatactggcggaggaggaggaggtggtggtggaggaCTAGTGGGGATTATAGGTGGCCTGAGCGGT GGTGAAGGTGGATCCGATGTGGGAGCGCTGATTGGAGCTCTAACGGGCGTGGTGTCCACCCTGTTTGGG CCTGGAGGCCTTGATGTGGAGGGTCTGATTAAAACGTCCACTTCGCTCATCGCTGGACTCCTCGCCGGAAACAAGAACTTCGGCCTCGTCCTGGGACAGTACGTGGGAACGGCCTTGGACGGCCTTtcgggaggaggaggagct ATCAACAATGGCCAGTTTTTGGGGAACTTTCTGGGAACTGTGGTAGCCGCTCTCAGCTCA GATCCGGAGGAGGAGGGACCCCCGCAGCCCCTGACCTTCACCAAGAATTTCATCACCAGCTTTCTGGAGGCGAAGTTCACTCCGATTTCCGACGACGTTTCCGAGGAGCGGCATGGCAGTGAAGAGTTGCCACGCCCCCGGAAGAAAAAGGAGGGCGGAGGTGGCGGGTGGGCGGCCACGGCGGCGAGTCACTTTGACTCTGGGGGGTTCGTAAAGCAGGTGGCCTCCCACCTGGTGAGCAACGCCCTAGGACTGCTCCTGAACGCCGGCCTAGGGGCCTCGGGAGGGGCGTCGAGCGCTTCCAAGGGGATTTttgccagcagcagcagcgcccACCACGGCGGTGGAGGAGGGGAGCACCACCACCGCTCCTGGAGCACCCAGGAGCAGGGAATCCCCTACGAGGACGATCCATTCTAG
- the LOC108123895 gene encoding uncharacterized protein isoform X1 gives MQFPTRRLLLSMVLLSVSLSLTSAAPAPQQQALSEIESFQDASEAELNPLNGEEALGDQERTKRKLPDATFEAKNAVLGFVFGKIDNFLDTKTRVIEQLDRANIEKNKQWDIKSPVPIKDFQTLITAVVSPKIRSIGNIANDLTTGVLTTITAFSGSSSGNGNPNAGLGNVVSKFLSFSGPILQGSSGGVNGIAGVTTPAPDSDEAGY, from the exons ATGCAGTTCCCCACGCGCCGATTATTGCTGTCGATGGTCCTGTTGTCGGTGTCGCTGTCGCTGACGAGCGCCGCCCCCGCGCCCCAGCAGCAGGCCCTGTCGGAGATAGAGAGCTTCCAGGACGCCAGCGAAGCGGAGCTGAATCCCCTGAACGGCGAG GAGGCTTTGGGCGACCAAGAGCGAACCAAAAGAAAGCTGCCCGACGCCACATTCGAGGCCAAGAACGCCGTCCTAGGCTTTGTCTTCGGC AAAATCGACAACTTCCTGGACACCAAGACCCGGGTGATCGAGCAACTGGACCGCGCCAACATCGAGAAGAACAAGCAGTGGGACATCAAGTCTCCGGTGCCCATCAAGGACTTCCAGACCCTGATCACAGCCGTAGTCTCGCCTAAGATCCGCTCGATCGGAAACATCGCCAACGATCTGACCACCGGAGTCCTGACCACCATCACCGCCTTCAGCGGGTCGTCCTCCGGCAACGGCAACCCCAACGCCGGTCTGGGCAACGTGGTGTCCAAGTTCCTCAGCTTCTCCGGCCCCATCCTGCAGGGCTCCTCCGGCGGAGTGAACGGCATCGCCGGAGTGACGACACCGGCCCCAGACTCCGACGAGGCGGGCTACTAA
- the LOC108123895 gene encoding uncharacterized protein isoform X2: MQFPTRRLLLSMVLLSVSLSLTSAAPAPQQQALSEIESFQDASEAELNPLNGERRRRAGGKDVGDAAEIGADASLELPGELLNKSFQTVTNVSKAISRLMLNSARRYSRFVLFFKPIFGDALVVKGSEDPTTTTTTPRTTSTTTEAEKVNEI; this comes from the exons ATGCAGTTCCCCACGCGCCGATTATTGCTGTCGATGGTCCTGTTGTCGGTGTCGCTGTCGCTGACGAGCGCCGCCCCCGCGCCCCAGCAGCAGGCCCTGTCGGAGATAGAGAGCTTCCAGGACGCCAGCGAAGCGGAGCTGAATCCCCTGAACGGCGAG AGGCGGCGCCGGGCGGGGGGAAAGGACGTGGGCGACGCGGCGGAGATCGGCGCGGACGCCTCCTTGGAGCTTCCTGGCGAGCTGCTGAACAAGTCCTTCCAGACGGTCACCAACGTATCCAAGGCCATATCCCGTCTGATGCTA AACTCCGCCCGCCGCTATTCGCGATTCGTGCTCTTCTTCAAGCCCATCTTTGGGGACGCCCTGGTGGTGAAGGGCTCCGAGGACCccaccactaccaccaccACTCCCAGGaccacctccaccaccactGAAGCAGAAAAGGTCAACGAAATCTGA
- the LOC108123893 gene encoding microfibril-associated glycoprotein 4 isoform X2, with protein MIGGLQEQLVDLRRFGASPQLTLSASTPLLGSRFLSLEPQLLGEGGAVVAGGGAPATPANCLKQQHGVTRIRPRSNVEPFFVFCDQKVRGGGWTMVVNRYDGSEDFNRKWGDYKIGFGPLTTEFFIGLDKLHQITSSDNYELLVQLQNRKQELRYALYDHFSIGSESEQYRLNVLGKYQGDAADALRQHTGKKFSTQDRDNDESESNCAAAQSAAFWYGPSCNLSNPFGLYQRLLERDVDGFKGILWRGFLDGPKGSLKIVRMLVRPRSGS; from the exons ATGATCGGGGGTCTTCAGGAGCAGCTGGTGGACCTGCGGAGATTTGGAGCCTCTCCACAGCTGACCCTCTCCGCGAGCACGCCCCTCTTGGGCTCCAGATT CTTGAGCCTGGAGCCGCAGCTCCTGGGCGAAGGAGGGGCAGTCGTCGCCGGGGGTGGGGCACCTGCCACGCCGGCCAACTGCCTGAAGCAGCAGCATGGGGTGACCCGTATCCGACCCCGCTCTAACGTGGAGCCCTTCTTCGTCTTCTGCGACCAGAAGGTGCGGGGCGGCGGCTGGACGATGGTGGTGAATCGGTATGACGGCAGCGAGGACTTCAACCGCAAGTGGGGCGACTACAAGATCGGCTTCGGCCCGCTCACCACCGAGTTCTTCATCGGCCTTGACAAGCTCCACCAGATCACCAGCAGCGACAACTACGAGCTCCTCGTGCAGCTCCAGAACCGGAAGCAGGAGCTGCGCTACGCCCTCTACGATCACTTCAGCATCGGCAGCGAGTCGGAGCAGTATCGGCTGAATGTCCTGGGAAAGTACCAGGGCGACGCCGCAGACGCCCTGCGCCAACACACTGGAAAAAAGTTCAGCACCCAGGACCGGGACAACGACGAGAGCGAGTCGAACTGCGCGGCGGCCCAATCGGCGGCCTTCTGGTACGGCCCCAGCTGCAATCTCAG TAACCCCTTTGGGCTGTACCAGCGTCTGTTGGAGCGAGATGTCGACGGCTTCAAGGGCATCCTGTGGCGGGGATTCCTGGACGGCCCCAAGGGCTCTCTGAAGATTGTTCGAATGCTGGTGCGTCCCCGCAGTGGGTCATGA
- the LOC108123893 gene encoding microfibril-associated glycoprotein 4 isoform X1, whose amino-acid sequence MSQMVQLDALVMAMACLSTTPVNLGGGLVVPSSLENVTSSSCPADSISSLTSRIQSLAGEIDEFKQMIGGLQEQLVDLRRFGASPQLTLSASTPLLGSRFLSLEPQLLGEGGAVVAGGGAPATPANCLKQQHGVTRIRPRSNVEPFFVFCDQKVRGGGWTMVVNRYDGSEDFNRKWGDYKIGFGPLTTEFFIGLDKLHQITSSDNYELLVQLQNRKQELRYALYDHFSIGSESEQYRLNVLGKYQGDAADALRQHTGKKFSTQDRDNDESESNCAAAQSAAFWYGPSCNLSNPFGLYQRLLERDVDGFKGILWRGFLDGPKGSLKIVRMLVRPRSGS is encoded by the exons ATGTCGCAGATGGTGCAGCTGGACGCCCTGGTGATGGCCATGGCCTGTCTCTCCACCACGCCTGTGAACCTGGGTGGCGGCCTGGTAGTGCCTTCTTCGCTGGAAAACGTG ACCTCCAGTAGCTGCCCTGCTGATTCCATCAGTTCCCTAACGTCCCGCATCCAATCCTTGGCCGGAGAGATCGACGAGTTCAAGCAGATGATCGGGGGTCTTCAGGAGCAGCTGGTGGACCTGCGGAGATTTGGAGCCTCTCCACAGCTGACCCTCTCCGCGAGCACGCCCCTCTTGGGCTCCAGATT CTTGAGCCTGGAGCCGCAGCTCCTGGGCGAAGGAGGGGCAGTCGTCGCCGGGGGTGGGGCACCTGCCACGCCGGCCAACTGCCTGAAGCAGCAGCATGGGGTGACCCGTATCCGACCCCGCTCTAACGTGGAGCCCTTCTTCGTCTTCTGCGACCAGAAGGTGCGGGGCGGCGGCTGGACGATGGTGGTGAATCGGTATGACGGCAGCGAGGACTTCAACCGCAAGTGGGGCGACTACAAGATCGGCTTCGGCCCGCTCACCACCGAGTTCTTCATCGGCCTTGACAAGCTCCACCAGATCACCAGCAGCGACAACTACGAGCTCCTCGTGCAGCTCCAGAACCGGAAGCAGGAGCTGCGCTACGCCCTCTACGATCACTTCAGCATCGGCAGCGAGTCGGAGCAGTATCGGCTGAATGTCCTGGGAAAGTACCAGGGCGACGCCGCAGACGCCCTGCGCCAACACACTGGAAAAAAGTTCAGCACCCAGGACCGGGACAACGACGAGAGCGAGTCGAACTGCGCGGCGGCCCAATCGGCGGCCTTCTGGTACGGCCCCAGCTGCAATCTCAG TAACCCCTTTGGGCTGTACCAGCGTCTGTTGGAGCGAGATGTCGACGGCTTCAAGGGCATCCTGTGGCGGGGATTCCTGGACGGCCCCAAGGGCTCTCTGAAGATTGTTCGAATGCTGGTGCGTCCCCGCAGTGGGTCATGA
- the LOC108123894 gene encoding microfibril-associated glycoprotein 4 — MALEAIVTALACLSASTNSSDSGHHSMIMKNSVEPMALDSCPVSTLGALALRIQFMTDELQSLRTELNELQQLIDEYKSRAQDAPLLTRTRQPSAPVILNKTPRNCFGQSHGQVRIQIGQNTEPFFVSCDQKIPYGNGEGGWLVVAYRFDGSEDFNRDWENYKAGFGVLNGEFFIGLDKLHRLTNSEEHELLVVMRNKNKEERFAIYDHFSIGGEAEKYLLYVLGVYTGDAGDSLRYHAGKKFTTFDQDNDDNGQNCARTHAGAWWYGRECFESNLFGTFQTKYGAEIDYFKGILWKTFLPGPKGSLAYVRMLIRPRKKP, encoded by the exons ATGGCGCTGGAGGCGATTGTCACGGCCCTGGCCTGCCTCAGCGCCTCCACGAATTCGTCCGACAGTGGCCACCATTCGATGATAATGAAGAACTCCGTGGAGCCCATGGCCTTA GATAGCTGTCCTGTGAGCACCTTGGGAGCCTTGGCTCTTCG GATTCAGTTTATGACGGATGAGCTGCAATCACTCAGAACGGAACTCAACGAACTGCAGCAGTTGATCGACGAGTACAAAAGTCGGGCCCAAGATGCTCCTCTCCTAACCAGAAC CCGGCAACCTTCGGCGCCCGTGATCCTCAACAAAACGCCGAGGAACTGTTTCGGCCAAAGTCATGGTCAGGTCCGAATACAGATTGGCCAGAACACGGAGCCCTTTTTCGTCAGCTGCGACCAGAAAATTCCCTACGGAAACGGGGAGGGAGGCTGGCTGGTGGTAGCCTACAGGTTCGACGGCAGCGAGGACTTCAACCGGGACTGGGAGAACTACAAGGCCGGATTCGGGGTACTCAACGGGGAGTTCTTCATCGGCCTGGACAAGCTCCACCGGCTGACGAACAGCGAGGAGCACGAGCTGCTGGTAGTGATGCGGAACAAGAACAAAGAGGAGAGGTTCGCCATCTACGACCACTTCAGTATCGGGGGCGAGGCGGAGAAGTACCTGCTCTATGTGCTTGGAGTCTACACGGGCGACGCCGGCGACTCCCTGCGCTACCACGCCGGCAAGAAGTTCACCACCTTCGACCAGGACAACGACGACAACGGGCAGAACTGCGCGAGGACCCACGCAGGAGCCTGGTGGTATGGGCGCGAGTGTTTCGAAAG CAACCTCTTTGGAACCTTCCAGACCAAGTATGGGGCGGAGATCGACTACTTCAAGGGCATCCTGTGGAAGACCTTCCTGCCAGGACCCAAGGGCTCCCTAGCCTATGTCCGGATGCTGATTCGACCCCGCAAAAAGCCCTAG